A single window of Coffea eugenioides isolate CCC68of chromosome 7, Ceug_1.0, whole genome shotgun sequence DNA harbors:
- the LOC113777670 gene encoding beta-galactosidase 3 produces MMETNKFAKWVLVLCMVVVLGAEFVQSSVSYDRKAIVINGQRRILISGSIHYPRSTPEMWEDLINKAKDGGLDVIETYVFWNVHEPSSGNYNFEGRYDLVRFIKTIQKAGLYAHLRIGPYVCAEWNFGGFPVWLKYVPGISFRTDNEPFKMYMQRFTEKIVRLMKSENLFESQGGPIILSQIENEYGPQVKVLGAPAHQYMTWAANMAVGLNTGVPWVMCKEEDAPDPVINTCNGFYCDSFTPNKPYKPTIWTEAWSGWFTEFGGPVHQRPVQDLAFAVARFIQKGGSFLNYYMYHGGTNFGRSAGGPFIATSYDYDAPLDEYGLIRQPKYGHLKELHRAIKLSERALVSADPTVTSLGNLQQAHVFSSEAGDCAAFLANYDTNSAARVMFNNMHYSLPPWSISILPDCRNVVFNTAKVGVQTSHMEMQPSNSEMFSWETFNEDLTSSDDSLTFTAPGLLEQINVTRDTTDYLWYITSVNIGSSESFLRGGELPTLIVESTGHTLHVFINGQLSGSAFGTRENRRFTFKEKVNLHAGTNKIALLSVAVGLPNVGGHFETWNTGILGPVALHGLDQGKWDLSWAKWTYQVGLKGESMNLVSPTGISSVEWMQGSLIAQKQQPLTWHKAYFNAPDGDEPLALDMSSMGKGQVWINGQSLGRYWTAYATGNCNECSYTGTFRPPKCQLGCGQPTQRWYHVPRSWLKPTQNLVVLFEELGGDPTRISLVKRTVSSVCADITEYHPTIKNWHIESYGRSEEFHKPKVHLHCAPGQSISSIKFASFGTAMGTCGSFQQGTCHAPTSYTTMERRCLGRQRCSVTISNSNFGQDPCPKVLKRLSVEAICSPMGSTLTYHN; encoded by the exons ATGATGGAGACGAACAAATTCGCCAAGTGGGTTTTGGTGCTTTGCATGGTGGTGGTTCTAGGTGCTGAGTTTGTCCAGTCCAGTGTGAGTTATGACAGGAAAGCCATCGTCATCAATGGGCAAAGAAGAATTCTTATCTCTGGTTCTATACATTATCCCAGAAGCACTCCTGAG ATGTGGGAGGATCTGATAAACAAAGCTAAAGATGGAGGCTTGGATGTAATTGAAACTTACGTCTTTTGGAATGTTCACGAGCCTTCTTCTGGCAAT TATAACTTTGAAGGTAGATACGATTTGGTGAGGTTCATAAAGACCATCCAGAAAGCAGGGCTTTATGCTCATCTTCGCATTGGCCCATACGTTTGTGCAGAATGGAATTTCGG AGGATTTCCAGTTTGGCTGAAGTATGTCCCAGGCATTAGCTTCAGAACAGATAATGAGCCTTTCAAG ATGTACATGCAACGGTTTACCGAGAAAATTGTCAGACTGATGAAGAGTGAAAATCTGTTTGAGAGCCAGGGTGGCCCTATCATACTCTCTCAG ATTGAGAATGAATATGGCCCCCAAGTTAAAGTACTTGGTGCTCCTGCTCATCAGTATATGACTTGGGCTGCAAATATGGCTGTGGGACTAAATACAGGGGTCCCCTGGGTCATGTGCAAGGAAGAAGATGCCCCAGATCCAGTG ATAAACACGTGCAATGGTTTCTATTGTGATTCTTTCACTCCCAACAAACCATACAAACCAACAATTTGGACTGAGGCTTGGAGCGGGTG GTTTACAGAGTTTGGAGGACCAGTTCACCAGAGGCCTGTTCAAGATTTGGCATTTGCAGTAGCCCGTTTCATACAAAAGGGTGGATCATTTCTCAATTATTACATG TACCATGGAGGTACTAATTTTGGAAGGTCTGCTGGAGGCCCATTCATCGCGACAAGCTATGATTATGATGCTCCACTTGATGAATATG GGTTGATCAGGCAACCAAAATATGGTCATCTGAAAGAGCTTCATAGGGCTATCAAGCTATCTGAACGAGCTTTAGTTTCAGCAGATCCTACTGTTACCTCTTTGGGAAACCTTCAACAG GCTCATGTATTCTCTTCAGAAGCAGGAGATTGTGCAGCTTTTCTTGCAAACTACGACACGAACTCTGCGGCAAGAGTGATGTTCAATAACATGCATTACTCTTTGCCCCCTTGGTCCATCAGCATCCTCCCTGATTGCAGAAATGTGGTTTTCAATACGGCCAAA GTTGGAGTGCAAACATCCCACATGGAAATGCAACCTAGCAATAGTGAGATGTTCTCATGGGAAACATTTAACGAGGACTTGACATCATCGGATGACAGCTTAACGTTTACTGCTCCTGGACTTCTGGAGCAGATAAATGTTACTAGAGACACTACTGATTATCTTTGGTACATTACTAG TGTCAACATTGGTTCATCTGAGTCCTTCCTGCGTGGGGGAGAGCTCCCAACTCTCATTGTGGAATCAACAGGTCATACTTTGCATGTCTTCATCAATGGGCAACTTTCAG GTTCTGCTTTTGGGACTAGGGAGAATAGGCGATTCACGTTTAAAGAAAAAGTCAATCTTCATGCTGGAACAAATAAAATTGCACTGCTTAGTGTGGCTGTTGGATTGCCA AATGTGGGAGGACATTTTGAGACATGGAACACTGGGATACTGGGTCCTGTGGCATTGCATGGGCTTGATCAAGGAAAATGGGACTTGTCTTGGGCGAAATGGACCTATCAG GTGGGGCTTAAAGGAGAATCTATGAATCTTGTTTCTCCAACCGGAATTTCCTCTGTAGAGTGGATGCAGGGTTCATTAATTGCACAAAAGCAGCAACCATTAACTTGGCATAAG GCTTATTTTAATGCACCTGACGGTGATGAGCCATTGGCTTTGGACATGAGCAGTATGGGCAAAGGCCAAGTGTGGATTAATGGCCAGAGTCTTGGAAGATATTGGACTGCATATGCCACCGGTAATTGTAACGAATGCAGTTACACTGGCACTTTCCGTCCTCCAAAGTGTCAACTTGGCTGCGGTCAACCAACTCAGCGATG GTATCATGTGCCTAGGTCTTGGCTGAAACCAACGCAGAATCTAGTGGTGCTTTTTGAAGAGCTTGGCGGAGATCCCACAAGAATTTCTCTTGTGAAGCGAACGGTGAGCTCTGTTTGTGCAGATATCACAGAATATCACCCCACCATTAAGAATTGGCACATTGAGAGTTATGGAAGATCAGAAGAATTTCACAAACCCAAAGTTCACCTACATTGTGCGCCTGGCCAATCTATTTCCTCAATCAAGTTTGCGAGCTTTGGGACTGCTATGGGAACTTGTGGAAGCTTCCAGCAGGGAACTTGCCATGCTCCTACATCATATACCACAATGGAGAGG AGGTGCCTAGGGCGACAAAGATGCTCTGTGACCATTTCGAATAGCAACTTTGGGCAGGATCCATGCCCCAAGGTGTTGAAGCGGTTGTCAGTCGAAGCAATCTGTTCTCCCATGGGTTCTACACTTACTTATCACAATTAA